A section of the Anabaena cylindrica PCC 7122 genome encodes:
- the accC gene encoding acetyl-CoA carboxylase biotin carboxylase subunit, with the protein MKFDKILIANRGEIALRILRACEEMGIATVAVHSTVDRNALHVQLADEAVCIGEPASSKSYLNIPNIIAAALTRNATAIHPGYGFLAENARFAEICADHHIAFIGPSPEAIRLMGDKATAKETMQKAGVPTVPGSDGLVETEQEGIAIAKDIGYPVMIKATAGGGGRGMRFVRSEDEFAKLFLAAQGEAGAAFGNAGVYIEKFIERPRHIEFQILADSYGNVIHLGERDCSIQRRNQKLLEEAPSPALDSDLREKMGQAAVKAAQFINYTGAGTIEFLLDKFGKYYFMEMNTRIQVEHPVTEMVTGIDLLVEQIRIAQGEKLNLTQDKVILRGHSIECRINAEDPDHDFRPSPGKISGYLPPGGPGVRIDSHVYTDYQIPPYYDSLIGKLIVWGPDRATAINRMKRALRECAITGLPTTIGFHQKIMENPQFLAGNVYTNFVQEMKIQ; encoded by the coding sequence ATGAAATTTGACAAAATTTTAATTGCTAATCGGGGAGAAATAGCGCTTCGCATTCTCCGAGCTTGTGAAGAAATGGGAATTGCGACAGTTGCTGTTCACTCCACCGTTGACCGGAATGCTCTCCACGTCCAACTTGCTGATGAGGCAGTTTGCATTGGTGAACCAGCCAGCAGTAAAAGTTATTTGAATATTCCCAATATTATTGCCGCTGCCTTGACGCGCAATGCTACTGCAATTCATCCTGGTTATGGCTTTTTAGCAGAAAATGCTCGATTTGCGGAAATTTGTGCTGACCACCATATTGCCTTTATTGGCCCTAGTCCCGAAGCTATTCGGTTAATGGGAGATAAGGCCACAGCCAAGGAAACCATGCAAAAAGCCGGAGTACCGACAGTACCGGGTAGTGATGGTTTGGTAGAGACTGAGCAGGAAGGAATAGCGATCGCTAAAGATATCGGCTACCCTGTAATGATTAAAGCCACAGCAGGTGGTGGTGGTCGGGGTATGAGGTTTGTCCGTTCCGAAGATGAATTCGCTAAACTTTTCCTTGCAGCCCAAGGAGAAGCAGGAGCAGCCTTTGGCAACGCCGGCGTTTATATAGAAAAATTTATCGAACGTCCGCGCCACATAGAATTTCAAATTTTGGCTGATAGCTACGGTAATGTCATCCATTTAGGTGAAAGAGATTGCTCAATTCAGCGCCGCAATCAAAAGTTACTGGAAGAAGCTCCCAGTCCAGCACTTGACTCAGATCTCCGAGAAAAAATGGGACAAGCTGCTGTCAAAGCAGCCCAATTCATCAACTACACCGGGGCAGGTACTATCGAGTTTCTCCTAGATAAATTCGGTAAATACTATTTCATGGAAATGAATACCCGCATACAAGTTGAGCATCCAGTCACAGAGATGGTGACTGGTATCGACTTACTTGTAGAACAAATCCGCATTGCCCAAGGTGAAAAACTCAATTTAACTCAAGACAAAGTTATTCTCAGGGGTCATTCCATTGAATGCCGTATCAATGCCGAAGACCCAGATCATGATTTTCGTCCCTCCCCAGGCAAAATTAGTGGTTATTTACCCCCTGGAGGACCCGGCGTGCGGATTGATTCTCATGTGTACACAGATTACCAAATTCCGCCTTATTACGACTCTCTAATTGGCAAGCTAATTGTCTGGGGGCCAGACCGGGCTACTGCTATAAACCGCATGAAACGAGCATTGCGAGAGTGTGCAATTACCGGACTCCCTACCACCATTGGGTTTCATCAAAAAATCATGGAAAATCCACAGTTTTTGGCAGGTAATGTTTACACTAATTTTGTGCAGGAAATGAAAATTCAGTAA
- a CDS encoding YggT family protein: MTGANLTSLILGLILGLMIFLFIFRIILTWYPQVNLNRLPFNLIAWPTEPFLVPLRKLVQPIGGVDITPIIWVGIFSLVREILLGQQGLLTMMLRVN, translated from the coding sequence ATGACCGGTGCTAACTTGACCTCTTTGATTCTCGGCCTCATTTTGGGACTGATGATATTTTTGTTTATTTTCCGCATCATTCTCACTTGGTATCCACAAGTGAACCTCAACCGTTTGCCATTTAATCTGATAGCTTGGCCAACAGAACCCTTCTTAGTGCCATTGCGAAAGCTAGTACAACCTATTGGTGGGGTGGATATCACCCCCATAATTTGGGTTGGTATTTTCAGCCTGGTACGAGAAATTTTACTAGGTCAGCAAGGTTTACTGACCATGATGTTGCGCGTAAATTAG
- the psbX gene encoding photosystem II reaction center X protein, producing MTPSLANFLWSLVWGTAIVVIPTTVGLIFISQKDKIQRS from the coding sequence ATGACACCCTCTTTAGCAAATTTTCTTTGGAGTCTGGTTTGGGGTACTGCAATTGTAGTTATTCCAACAACAGTAGGGCTAATCTTCATTAGCCAAAAAGATAAAATCCAACGTTCATAA
- a CDS encoding Ycf66 family protein, translated as MINFGLNSASFLAQVNFGANSASVLGIFLAVAGAALYFLRTVRPELSRDQDIFFAAVGLLCGFILIFQGWRLDPILQFGQLLLVGTTVFFAVESIRLRSIATQQAKRNTPIVDDEREVSRKYSYSERRNYQAEMDADLEPLPYEEEEQPPRARIRGSRDERSTRDDYYEDQPPRRSERRNSTEKPETGERKRRPTSGRSASRPTESYEQENWGSVSRQVDDWESPQEDVKKQPRRTTNNRPQRPEVREDDVAPRPRKRRPPADSSPRRVREDDEAIPTDYVPYNPIEKPNDRGDNSTDFDDDI; from the coding sequence ATGATAAATTTTGGGCTGAACTCAGCCAGTTTTTTGGCTCAGGTAAATTTTGGGGCTAACTCAGCCAGTGTACTAGGAATTTTCCTGGCTGTGGCTGGGGCAGCGCTGTATTTTCTCCGCACAGTGCGGCCAGAATTGTCACGAGATCAGGATATCTTTTTTGCAGCAGTTGGCTTATTGTGCGGTTTTATTCTCATTTTTCAAGGATGGCGATTAGATCCCATTCTGCAATTTGGTCAGTTGCTTTTAGTTGGTACTACTGTATTTTTTGCAGTTGAAAGTATTCGTCTGCGGAGTATAGCCACCCAACAAGCCAAACGAAACACTCCGATTGTCGATGATGAGCGGGAAGTAAGCAGAAAATATTCTTACTCTGAGCGACGCAATTATCAAGCGGAGATGGATGCAGATTTGGAACCCCTTCCTTATGAGGAGGAAGAACAACCTCCACGTGCTAGGATTCGCGGTAGCCGAGATGAGCGTTCAACCCGTGATGATTATTACGAGGATCAACCCCCCCGTCGTTCAGAACGCCGCAATAGCACAGAAAAGCCGGAAACTGGAGAAAGGAAACGTCGTCCTACCTCTGGTCGCTCTGCAAGTCGCCCTACTGAAAGTTATGAACAAGAAAATTGGGGTTCTGTGTCTAGGCAAGTTGATGATTGGGAAAGTCCCCAGGAGGATGTAAAAAAACAGCCCCGTCGCACTACTAATAACAGACCTCAACGCCCAGAAGTTCGTGAGGATGATGTTGCTCCTAGACCAAGAAAGCGTCGTCCACCTGCTGATTCATCTCCTCGCAGAGTTAGGGAAGATGATGAGGCTATTCCTACTGATTATGTACCGTATAACCCAATTGAAAAGCCAAATGATAGGGGAGATAATTCGACTGATTTTGATGATGATATTTAG
- a CDS encoding TolB family protein, which yields MRTFTSMLWLQKPIYWSLVFSLTSLIVSCGSGDIPLGVSSLNSRYTEEQPSLSGNGRFLAFVSNRNGNQQLLIYDLETQSFISTPGLNRRETIAESPSLSYTGRYICYLTSDQGRAVVALYDRALQKSQILTPTYRGWVRSPHISPDGRYIVFESASRGQWDVEVLDRGPTVELDIPNGATVK from the coding sequence GTGAGAACATTTACGTCTATGTTGTGGCTCCAAAAACCAATTTATTGGAGCCTAGTTTTTAGTTTGACTAGTTTAATTGTTTCCTGTGGTTCTGGTGATATTCCTTTAGGGGTATCTTCTCTGAACAGTCGTTATACTGAGGAACAACCATCTTTGAGTGGAAATGGTCGCTTTTTGGCTTTTGTTTCTAATCGAAATGGTAATCAGCAATTGTTGATATACGACTTGGAAACCCAAAGTTTTATTTCGACACCAGGCTTGAACCGACGGGAAACGATCGCAGAAAGTCCCAGTCTCAGCTATACAGGGCGTTATATTTGTTATTTAACTAGTGATCAAGGTAGAGCAGTTGTAGCACTTTACGATCGCGCTCTGCAAAAATCACAAATTCTCACACCGACCTATCGGGGTTGGGTGAGAAGTCCTCATATTAGCCCTGATGGACGTTATATAGTCTTTGAATCTGCCAGTCGTGGGCAATGGGATGTGGAAGTGCTAGATCGTGGTCCGACGGTGGAGTTAGATATTCCTAATGGTGCAACTGTAAAATAA
- a CDS encoding TolB family protein: MTNYKLPIILFLSSSLLTGCFGYPRLLSYPFDSGGRGLNSLASELDPQISGRYIVFTTDRRGSEDVYMFDTVTRNLVDLPGLNSFDTIASHPSVTQDGRYIVFIASRQGRSSIFLYDRETRQSRNLTPSLQAEIRNPTISADGSRIAFEFSNNGQWDILLYDRAGRQLNIPQEPK, translated from the coding sequence ATGACCAATTACAAATTACCTATTATTTTATTTTTAAGCTCTAGTTTATTAACTGGGTGTTTTGGTTATCCGCGTTTGTTGAGTTATCCTTTTGATTCTGGTGGACGGGGTCTTAATAGTCTGGCTTCAGAGTTAGATCCGCAAATTTCTGGGAGATATATTGTATTTACTACTGACCGCAGGGGTAGTGAAGATGTTTATATGTTTGATACTGTGACTCGGAATTTGGTAGATTTACCGGGTTTAAATTCTTTTGATACGATCGCTTCTCACCCTTCTGTCACCCAAGATGGTCGTTATATTGTTTTTATTGCGAGTCGTCAGGGTCGTTCGAGCATTTTTCTTTATGACCGGGAGACGCGACAATCACGGAATTTAACTCCTAGTTTGCAAGCAGAAATTCGCAATCCTACAATTAGTGCTGATGGTAGTAGGATTGCTTTTGAGTTTAGTAATAATGGACAATGGGATATTTTGCTGTATGACCGTGCTGGAAGACAATTGAATATCCCGCAAGAACCAAAGTAA
- a CDS encoding succinate dehydrogenase/fumarate reductase iron-sulfur subunit, producing the protein MEVIFKIIRQQQNSTPVVQSYPLQVEASSTILDCLNQIKWEQDGTLAFRKNCRNTICGSCAVRINGRSALACKENVGSELARLKQIPSPLNQDNTTGEITIAPLGNMPVIKDLVVDMSSFWNNLEAVAPYVSTAARQVPEKEFLQTPQERSLLDQTGNCIMCGACYSECNAREVNSDFVGPHALAKAYRMVADSRDSETENRLENYNEGTKGVWGCTRCFYCDSVCPMEVAPLEQITKVKQQILDRKQASDSRSIRHRKVLIELVKTGGWIDERQFGIQVVGNYFRDLKGLLSLAPLGLRMLVRGKFPLSFEPSEGTKQVRSLIESIQKIES; encoded by the coding sequence ATGGAAGTTATTTTTAAAATTATTCGGCAGCAACAAAACTCTACTCCTGTTGTGCAAAGCTATCCTTTGCAGGTAGAAGCAAGTAGTACAATCCTAGATTGCCTCAATCAGATTAAGTGGGAACAAGACGGAACTTTAGCATTTCGCAAAAATTGCCGCAATACGATTTGTGGTAGCTGTGCGGTACGAATCAATGGACGTTCGGCTTTAGCCTGTAAGGAAAATGTTGGCAGCGAACTGGCTAGATTAAAACAAATTCCATCGCCGCTAAACCAGGATAATACCACTGGTGAAATTACGATCGCTCCTTTGGGTAATATGCCAGTGATTAAGGATTTGGTCGTAGATATGAGCAGTTTCTGGAATAATTTAGAAGCGGTTGCTCCTTATGTCAGTACAGCAGCACGACAGGTACCAGAAAAGGAGTTTTTGCAAACACCACAAGAGCGATCGCTCCTCGATCAAACTGGTAACTGTATTATGTGCGGTGCTTGCTATTCTGAATGCAACGCCCGCGAAGTCAATTCAGACTTTGTTGGCCCCCACGCCCTCGCCAAAGCATATCGCATGGTAGCAGATTCCCGCGATAGTGAAACTGAAAATCGTTTAGAAAATTATAACGAAGGTACTAAAGGTGTTTGGGGTTGTACTCGTTGTTTTTACTGTGACTCAGTTTGTCCAATGGAAGTTGCACCATTAGAGCAAATCACCAAAGTTAAACAGCAAATTCTCGACCGCAAACAAGCCAGTGATAGCCGTTCAATTCGTCACCGGAAAGTATTGATAGAGTTAGTAAAAACAGGTGGTTGGATTGATGAACGCCAATTTGGTATCCAAGTAGTTGGTAACTATTTCCGCGATTTAAAAGGATTACTCAGCCTTGCACCTTTAGGACTGCGAATGCTCGTCCGGGGTAAATTCCCCCTCTCCTTTGAACCATCAGAAGGGACTAAACAAGTGCGATCGCTCATCGAATCTATCCAAAAAATCGAATCCTGA
- a CDS encoding AbrB family transcriptional regulator yields MTETATAPLTGKALLAKVKELSNLPRRERAKQCGYYTVTKNNQVRVNLTDFYDALLSARGIPLSPEAPKDGRGREPTYRVSVHQNRQIVIGATYTKAMGLKPGDEFEIRLGYKHIHLIQLGESDKKLTPQDVDSDEAELEDEEE; encoded by the coding sequence ATGACTGAAACTGCAACCGCACCATTAACTGGAAAAGCACTGCTGGCTAAAGTAAAAGAGCTTTCTAATTTACCCCGCCGAGAAAGAGCAAAGCAGTGTGGCTATTACACCGTTACGAAAAATAATCAAGTTCGTGTCAATCTCACCGATTTTTATGATGCTTTGTTGTCAGCTAGAGGTATTCCTCTCAGCCCAGAAGCACCTAAAGATGGACGTGGGCGCGAACCGACATACCGTGTTAGTGTTCACCAAAATCGTCAAATTGTGATTGGTGCTACTTACACCAAAGCAATGGGCTTAAAGCCTGGTGATGAGTTTGAAATTAGGTTGGGTTACAAGCATATTCACTTGATTCAGTTGGGCGAAAGTGATAAAAAATTAACCCCACAGGATGTAGACTCTGATGAAGCAGAGTTAGAAGATGAAGAGGAATAA
- a CDS encoding CPBP family intramembrane glutamic endopeptidase, with the protein MIFLPVLLSLLEPSVNTSLALFKNAPVVVVVMAFFIVWVGSWLPLAAIAAIMLKLQINKPLQPEQKIPLLVSLYLLAPLILWGFNWLGLGSFADYGLIGNFSIFGSLLLGFGLGVLGLVMVFTCQFWLGWCYLEKSHLKLIPSILLPISLVALFVGGIEELIFRGFLLTQLEKDYAIWVAAIISSLIFALLHLVWEQRETAPQLPGLWLMGMVLVVARVANSNHLGIAWGLHAGWVWAIATIDTAELITYTGKVSEVFTGKNKKPLAGLTGVLCVLGTGVILWLFFQPV; encoded by the coding sequence GTGATTTTTTTGCCTGTCCTTTTATCACTTTTAGAGCCATCAGTCAATACATCACTGGCGTTATTTAAAAATGCACCAGTAGTAGTTGTCGTGATGGCCTTTTTCATTGTTTGGGTAGGGTCTTGGTTGCCATTAGCAGCGATCGCAGCCATCATGCTCAAATTGCAAATTAATAAACCTTTACAACCAGAGCAAAAAATACCTTTATTAGTATCTCTCTACTTATTAGCTCCCTTAATTCTCTGGGGATTTAATTGGCTAGGACTTGGCTCTTTTGCTGATTATGGCTTGATTGGGAACTTTTCTATTTTTGGTTCCTTACTGCTAGGTTTTGGGCTGGGTGTATTGGGTCTTGTGATGGTGTTCACCTGCCAATTTTGGCTGGGTTGGTGCTATTTAGAAAAATCTCATCTCAAGTTAATACCATCTATTTTGTTACCAATTTCCTTGGTGGCTTTATTTGTTGGTGGAATAGAAGAGTTAATTTTTCGGGGTTTTTTGTTGACTCAGTTAGAAAAGGATTATGCAATTTGGGTAGCGGCGATTATCTCTAGCTTGATTTTTGCGTTACTACATTTAGTTTGGGAACAACGGGAAACCGCACCCCAACTCCCCGGATTGTGGCTGATGGGGATGGTTTTGGTAGTAGCTAGGGTTGCTAATAGTAATCATTTAGGGATAGCTTGGGGACTTCATGCCGGATGGGTATGGGCGATCGCTACCATAGATACAGCAGAACTAATTACCTACACAGGAAAAGTCTCAGAAGTGTTTACAGGTAAAAACAAAAAACCCCTAGCCGGCTTGACTGGGGTTCTTTGCGTTCTGGGAACAGGAGTAATTCTGTGGTTATTTTTTCAGCCCGTTTGA
- a CDS encoding geranylgeranyl reductase family protein — protein MYDCIIVGAGPAGGTAAYHLAKRGRSVLVLEKESLPRYKPCGGGVSPAIAQWFDFDFSPAISVKVDSLRFTWKLEDPVEAKIGIKEPVWMVRRDIFDHFLVQQAQNQGAEIRDNTEVKGIEFKNDHWQVNTANGPITGRYLIAADGAKGSMAKWLGFKDRKRRLAGALEAEVAAEVVNKNMAHFEFGLLKNGYIWNFPKADGYSIGVGTFIGGEPQDFKKILDEYAKSFNVDVKTSKQYGHPICLWDGNQKLHTQNAVLAGEAACVVDPFTAEGIRPSIFSGVLAAQFINEALAGDINALANYTEAINEQWGTDMAWAQKLAGAFYRFPGIGYKVGVKRPSGAQIMGKILAGELKYGDVAGRALKRLIPGFGG, from the coding sequence ATGTACGACTGTATCATCGTCGGTGCTGGTCCAGCAGGTGGAACAGCAGCATATCATTTAGCCAAGCGGGGACGCTCAGTATTAGTTTTAGAGAAAGAATCCCTACCTAGATATAAGCCTTGTGGTGGTGGTGTGTCACCAGCGATCGCTCAATGGTTCGACTTTGACTTTAGTCCCGCAATTTCCGTCAAAGTAGATTCCCTGCGTTTTACCTGGAAACTCGAAGATCCCGTAGAAGCAAAAATCGGCATCAAAGAACCAGTCTGGATGGTGCGACGAGATATTTTTGACCATTTTTTAGTCCAACAAGCCCAAAATCAAGGGGCTGAAATCCGAGACAATACAGAAGTCAAAGGTATTGAGTTTAAAAATGATCATTGGCAAGTCAACACTGCTAATGGACCCATCACAGGTCGTTACTTAATTGCTGCTGATGGTGCAAAAGGTTCAATGGCAAAATGGCTAGGTTTTAAAGACCGTAAACGTCGTTTAGCGGGTGCATTAGAAGCTGAAGTTGCTGCTGAGGTAGTCAACAAAAACATGGCACACTTCGAGTTTGGCTTGCTGAAAAACGGCTATATTTGGAACTTCCCCAAGGCTGATGGTTATTCTATCGGTGTCGGCACATTTATTGGTGGCGAACCCCAGGATTTTAAGAAAATTTTAGATGAGTATGCTAAGTCTTTTAATGTAGATGTCAAAACTAGCAAGCAGTATGGTCATCCCATCTGTTTGTGGGATGGTAATCAAAAGCTGCACACCCAAAATGCTGTTTTAGCTGGTGAAGCAGCTTGTGTAGTTGATCCTTTTACCGCAGAAGGTATTCGTCCCTCAATTTTTAGTGGTGTTCTAGCAGCACAATTCATTAATGAAGCTCTTGCTGGTGATATCAACGCCTTAGCAAATTACACTGAGGCTATTAATGAACAGTGGGGAACAGATATGGCTTGGGCGCAAAAATTAGCAGGAGCGTTCTATCGCTTCCCCGGTATTGGCTACAAAGTCGGTGTTAAACGTCCCTCCGGCGCTCAAATCATGGGTAAAATCCTTGCTGGTGAACTGAAATATGGCGATGTAGCTGGCCGCGCCTTAAAGCGTTTAATTCCCGGTTTCGGCGGTTAG